The DNA region AATAATCAACCGTTACTTCCGACCCAACCACTGAAAAGTAACTAGACCCCCCATTGGAGGATTTTTCAATGATTCGATTGTTTAGCCGATAGATAACCGATTCACCCCTGGCGTTTGTAAATGAAAGAGAATTAACGCTCCCGCCAAAATTTTTGCCGGTTCTGATTTCCCGTGCCATTGATTCAATGGTAAAACGAACATTATCGCCAACGTTGCGCAAAGCAATAATGCGCCGCTGGTTAATTGTCGCTAAAATAAAAATCCCCAAAACAACGGTTACAATCAAACCGAATATGCCGGTAGCAACCATTAACTCTATTAAAGTTAAGCCTTTTTCTGCCGTATTTTTTTTAAATTTTTTACTTAAAAACTTCATAACGTTAGACAAATCATTATTTCCAATTAAATAAATGTTCCTCAATGACAACGGAATACGACTGATTTCTTCTTTGCCAGCTTAGAGTAGAAATAACTCTTATTTCATAGCTTGAAAGGTTTAGGACTGAAATTTTTCGTTTAAAAATCGTTTGACTGCTTCCGGCCGAATAATCATAAACGCCATTTGAACTATTAAGCCTAAGGAATACGTCATTATAGGGACTTAACGAAAGCGAATTATAGGCAACATTATAATCTCCGTTCAATAAACCGTTATTCCATGATAAGTTTTGAAGCCAATTATTATCTCTTACATTTCTTACGACTTCTATGCCTTCTGCGGCTAAATTAGAGGCTACCAGCCGATCACCAAAATTTGACGCCGAAACTAACGAGCTGTTTATAAGTGTTAACGATGAAACAAGCGCTGTTACAATAACGCCCGTAGCCACAATTGTTTCAAGCAGAGTAAAGCCTGATTCTTTTTTGTTACTTATAAAATAATCTTGACTTATTTTTTTCATAAATTTAGCCGATACATCTAAAAAATCATTGAAAAGAAACTAAACCGGCTTTATTAACATTTACTTTCCGTGTTGCGGAGTTTTTATTCATTAAAACTATAGTTACTAAAGCTTGATCTGGGGTAAATCTTACGATTGGATCGGGTGGCGTAAAAACCGCATCCGACAAATTACCGCTTAAACTGCTTATTTTAATCCCTGATTCCAAATTTATCGTCTCAAAATCTTCGGTGCCATTGGCGGCTCTTATGAAATCTCTATCCGAACAATCAGGCAAGACCGCCGAATCGGCAAAAATGATGTAACTTGTTGAATTAGCGCCCGTAAAGTGAACGCCCCAGCCGCAGGGAATGCCGCTAGTTTTATAATTTTTAGATGAAAGCGCAAAAGATTGGGTGCGACGTAAATCCAAAGATAGTTTTTGAGCCGAACGAAAAAGCGCCGAATTTTGCTTTTCGAGTCCAATATTAAAAATAACGATGGCAGAAATTACAACAATGACGGAAACAACAACCATAATTTCAATAAGAGTGAATCCTTTACTCATCCCGTTAGAAATTTTATATTGATTAATCAATTCGTTATTAAGTTCAGTAATTATTTTTACTCTTAAAACTGAGAAAAATGGAAATAGATTTCTAACGGGACTCATATATTATTGAGATTTTATCGCCGTCTTGCAGGAAGATTTCATACGGCTTTAACATTTTTTTGCCGTTTAAATACCAATACCATGATTTTTCACTGTTTTTAACAAAGCTTTCAATGGCCGAAAGATTGCTTTTCTCATCAAGCCTGTAAGAAAAATCTCCGGCCTTTGATGCTTGAATTAGCGTGTCAATCGGCGTTTCGTTTTTGACTATGTCGCCCTCAAAACTTCTTATTTTACCGTTCCCAAAATCAATCGTTAAAACTACACTGCCAATAATTTCCATTTTTAGCTGATCGGCCACCGGGACAATTAACTCTTTTTTAAGAGAAAAGCCGACAACAAAACCAACGACAGTTAAAAGCAAGACGGCGCTTAGCATTAAAAAATAATCGTTATTTTTTTGTTTTTTTATGTTAGTCATCTAAAAAATGATAAAGCTTAATATTAAATCCGACAGAAAAAAAGCGATAATAGCGCCTGTAACCAAAAACGGTCCGAAAGCAACTTGGCTTTTTAGGGTCTTCTTGCCAAGCCCTACTAAGATTATACCAAATGTGGCGCCAAAAATAAAAGCCAGCGTTAAAGCAACGGCAGTTGATAAGGGATTTAAAAATAAAGCGATTAAAACAGCCAGCTTGGCATCGCCAAGGCCCATAGCCTTGCCATGAGAAAAATAAAAAAGCAAAAAGAAAAATAAAAACGCGATTACGGCAACTGAAAGCGGCCAAACAAGTATTTCAATATTTTGAAATTTGAAAGAGTTAAAAACGTTATATAAAAAAACAACGATAGTAACCGGATAGACGATTTTATCGGGAATAATTTTCCATTTAAAATCACAAACTGCGATAACTAAAAGCGCTGAAAAAATTAAAATTTCATAAAATGTATTCAGCAATTGGAAATTAGAAATTGGAAATTGGAAATTGTCGAGATTCTTGCTGAACACTAAAATCCATATC from Parcubacteria group bacterium includes:
- a CDS encoding type II secretion system protein — its product is MKKISQDYFISNKKESGFTLLETIVATGVIVTALVSSLTLINSSLVSASNFGDRLVASNLAAEGIEVVRNVRDNNWLQNLSWNNGLLNGDYNVAYNSLSLSPYNDVFLRLNSSNGVYDYSAGSSQTIFKRKISVLNLSSYEIRVISTLSWQRRNQSYSVVIEEHLFNWK
- a CDS encoding type II secretion system protein, which produces MKFLSKKFKKNTAEKGLTLIELMVATGIFGLIVTVVLGIFILATINQRRIIALRNVGDNVRFTIESMAREIRTGKNFGGSVNSLSFTNARGESVIYRLNNRIIEKSSNGGSSYFSVVGSEVTVDYLNFYLIGQTAGDGLQPRVTITTGVTSKVGNQSVNSKIQTTISERFIQS
- a CDS encoding prepilin peptidase; this translates as MSYLVFILGLVFGSFLNVVIYRLKKPTLQLKSGFFGRSMCLECRTSLKWYDLMPLLSFLYLRGRCRYCRKKISWQYPTVEILSGLIWILVFSKNLDNFQFPISNFQLLNTFYEILIFSALLVIAVCDFKWKIIPDKIVYPVTIVVFLYNVFNSFKFQNIEILVWPLSVAVIAFLFFFLLFYFSHGKAMGLGDAKLAVLIALFLNPLSTAVALTLAFIFGATFGIILVGLGKKTLKSQVAFGPFLVTGAIIAFFLSDLILSFIIF
- a CDS encoding prepilin-type N-terminal cleavage/methylation domain-containing protein, with translation MSPVRNLFPFFSVLRVKIITELNNELINQYKISNGMSKGFTLIEIMVVVSVIVVISAIVIFNIGLEKQNSALFRSAQKLSLDLRRTQSFALSSKNYKTSGIPCGWGVHFTGANSTSYIIFADSAVLPDCSDRDFIRAANGTEDFETINLESGIKISSLSGNLSDAVFTPPDPIVRFTPDQALVTIVLMNKNSATRKVNVNKAGLVSFQ